The following are from one region of the Salvia hispanica cultivar TCC Black 2014 chromosome 1, UniMelb_Shisp_WGS_1.0, whole genome shotgun sequence genome:
- the LOC125189563 gene encoding ankyrin repeat-containing protein NPR4-like: MVSEEAKKKLYDAATTNDVATFQILVQQDPFLVDHVSFPRSKSLLHFAAESGHVEIARILLSVAPEMRWWQDDQGMNPVHIAAMRGKVEILEMLLQLDLYPAMERLNRGQTVMHLRVKHCQLETLKCLAEKMRDLVNVKDDDGETLLHLAVRCDQLEIVKYLVDDYKVENLMENSMGKTPLDILSGNSQHTTWPSEIEMLLDKAYDRIPSMSRELTDITMVVVGLIAAMAFSAAVNPPGGVWQDDTPSHSSDGIFTSQTIQTLLSC; encoded by the exons ATGGTTTCAGAAGAAGCTAAAAAGAAACTATATGATGCTGCAACAACGAATGATGTAGCAACTTTCCAAATACTTGTGCAACAAGATCCATTTCTTGTTGATCATGTTTCATTTCCACGTTCAAAAAGTCTCTTACATTTTGCAGCTGAAAGTGGGCACGTTGAGATTGCCAGAATATTGTTATCTGTAGCCCCTGAGATGCGCTGGTGGCAAGATGATCAAGGCATGAACCCGGTTCATATTGCAGCCATGAGAGGGAAGGTCGAGATCTTGGAGATGTTGCTTCAGCTGGACTTGTATCCTGCTATGGAGAGACTGAATCGAGGCCAGACTGTGATGCACTTGCGCGTGAAACATTGCCAGCTTGAGACGTTGAAGTGTTTGGCTGAGAAAATGCGCGATCTTGTGAATGTGAAGGATGATGATGGAGAGACACTCTTGCATTTGGCTGTTAGGTGCGATCAATTGGAG ATTGTAAAATATTTGGTGGATGACTATAAAGTAGAGAATCTAATGGAGAACTCCATGGGCAAAACACCGCTGGATATCTTGAGTGGGAACTCACAACACACAACTTGGCCTTCAGAAATTGAAATGTTATTAGATAAGGCATATGACCGAATTCCCAGCATGTCTCGCGAGTTAACCGACATAacaatggtggtggtgggCCTGATAGCCGCGATGGCATTCAGTGCGGCCGTAAACCCCCCGGGTGGCGTGTGGCAGGACGACACGCCATCACACAGCAGTGATGGCATCTTCACATCCCAAACTATACAAACACTTCTCTCGTGCTAA
- the LOC125189569 gene encoding uncharacterized protein LOC125189569, translated as MNEPNAHSTLMHVAAASYNNNARIQFEAFQDQRNSVASILRSNTREMEVAYRIRLTVSLNLTWFLLSKDYLFVDMMSQAVLQVELQSFREDGWEDIHDQATKLCELHNISQVDRDEIIPHRGYKKYGAELITNMHHYRAEIFNQGVDLTIQEMDNRFSKASTELLGCISCLDPRNYFSQFNDDQFAALCNLGDVATKMVKSGKHLVFLLVYRIIELALVLPVATASVERAFSAMKTIKTDLRNRMGDE; from the exons ATGAACGAGCCAAATGCTCACTCCACGCTCATGCATGTCGCGGCCGCATCCTACAATAATAATGCTAGAATTCAGTTCGAAGCTTTTCAAGATCAAAGGAACAGTGTGGCAAGTATATTACGGTCAAATACCCGTGAGATGGAAGTTGCATATCGCATTCGGTTGACAGTCTCATTGAATCTGACTTGGTTTCTCTTAAGCAAGGATTATCTTTTCGTGGACATGATGAGTCAAGCAGTTCTTCAAGTAGAG TTGCAAAGTTTTAGAGAGGATGGATGGGAAGACATACATGATCAAGCAACAAAGCTTTGTGAATTGCATAATATTTCACAAGTTGATAGGGATGAAATCATACCACACCGTGGTTATAAGAAGTATGGAGCAGAGTTGATCACGAATATGCATCATTATCGTGCAGAGATTTTTAATCAG GGTGTTGATTTAACTATACAAGAGATGGATAATCGATTTTCTAAAGCTAGCACTGAGTTGCTAGGATGCATATCATGTCTTGATCCAAGAAATTATTTCTCTCAATTCAATGATGATCAA TTTGCTGCCTTATGCAACTTAGGAGACGTTGCTACGAAAATGGTCAAAAGTGGTAAGCATTTGGTTTTTCTGTTGGTTTATCGGATTATTGAGTTGGCATTGGTTTTACCTGTTGCTACTGCTTCTGTTGAGAGAGCATTTTCTGCAATGAAGACTATCAAGACTGACTTGCGAAATCGGATGGGAGATGAGTGA
- the LOC125205720 gene encoding rosmarinate synthase-like isoform X2, which translates to MKITVKESTMVKPMKETPTETLWLSNLDLFFTTDYHSRLVNFYRNDAGAADFFDAAAMKAALSKALVEFYPIAGRLGRGDDGHIVINCNGEGAFFMEAMCDAEMDELGGFSPRPDISLVPAIDYSNDISSFPLFLVQLTRFKCGGVSLSFSNEHHLSDGMSSHHFVNTWSEMVRGLITSATVPPYLDRHVLAARDPPRPVFPHVEHHPPPTLKHPLNVSGETEFLTFRLSPDQINAIKKECEDEKIKYSTFQVLTGRGGQAGADTR; encoded by the exons ATGAAGATCACAGTAAAGGAATCTACGATGGTTAAGCCAATGAAAGAAACGCCGACTGAAACTCTGTGGCTATCCAACTTAGACTTGTTTTTCACCACCGACTACCATAGCCGTTTGGTGAACTTCTACCGCAACGACGCCGGCGCCGCTGACTTCTTCGATGCGGCGGCGATGAAGGCGGCCCTCAGCAAGGCCCTGGTTGAGTTCTACCCGATTGCGGGGAGGCTGGGAAGAGGCGACGATGGCCACATTGTGATCAACTGCAACGGGGAAGGGGCGTTTTTCATGGAAGCGATGTGCGACGCCGAGATGGATGAGCTCGGTGGCTTCAGCCCCAGGCCCGACATCAGCCTCGTCCCCGCCATCGATTACTCTAACGATATTTCTTCTTTCCCGCTTTTTCTTGTGCAG TTAACCCGGTTCAAATGCGGTGGGGTGAGTTTGAGTTTCTCAAACGAGCATCATCTATCAGACGGCATGTCCTCTCACCATTTCGTCAACACCTGGTCCGAAATGGTCCGCGGCCTAATCACCTCCGCCACCGTCCCCCCTTACCTGGACCGCCACGTTCTAGCCGCTAGAGACCCGCCACGGCCCGTGTTCCCCCACGTCGAGCACCACCCGCCTCCAACACTCAAACACCCTCTCAACGTCTCCGGTGAAACAGAGTTCTTAACATTCCGGCTGTCCCCCGATCAGATCAACGCCATCAAGAAGGAATGCGAAGAcgagaaaattaaatactccaccTTCCAG GTGCTCACAGGCAGGGGCGGACAGGCAGGGGCGGACACACGTTGA
- the LOC125205720 gene encoding rosmarinate synthase-like isoform X1, translating to MKITVKESTMVKPMKETPTETLWLSNLDLFFTTDYHSRLVNFYRNDAGAADFFDAAAMKAALSKALVEFYPIAGRLGRGDDGHIVINCNGEGAFFMEAMCDAEMDELGGFSPRPDISLVPAIDYSNDISSFPLFLVQLTRFKCGGVSLSFSNEHHLSDGMSSHHFVNTWSEMVRGLITSATVPPYLDRHVLAARDPPRPVFPHVEHHPPPTLKHPLNVSGETEFLTFRLSPDQINAIKKECEDEKIKYSTFQVLLILHASFSHFFHFDLSHKNNPPV from the exons ATGAAGATCACAGTAAAGGAATCTACGATGGTTAAGCCAATGAAAGAAACGCCGACTGAAACTCTGTGGCTATCCAACTTAGACTTGTTTTTCACCACCGACTACCATAGCCGTTTGGTGAACTTCTACCGCAACGACGCCGGCGCCGCTGACTTCTTCGATGCGGCGGCGATGAAGGCGGCCCTCAGCAAGGCCCTGGTTGAGTTCTACCCGATTGCGGGGAGGCTGGGAAGAGGCGACGATGGCCACATTGTGATCAACTGCAACGGGGAAGGGGCGTTTTTCATGGAAGCGATGTGCGACGCCGAGATGGATGAGCTCGGTGGCTTCAGCCCCAGGCCCGACATCAGCCTCGTCCCCGCCATCGATTACTCTAACGATATTTCTTCTTTCCCGCTTTTTCTTGTGCAG TTAACCCGGTTCAAATGCGGTGGGGTGAGTTTGAGTTTCTCAAACGAGCATCATCTATCAGACGGCATGTCCTCTCACCATTTCGTCAACACCTGGTCCGAAATGGTCCGCGGCCTAATCACCTCCGCCACCGTCCCCCCTTACCTGGACCGCCACGTTCTAGCCGCTAGAGACCCGCCACGGCCCGTGTTCCCCCACGTCGAGCACCACCCGCCTCCAACACTCAAACACCCTCTCAACGTCTCCGGTGAAACAGAGTTCTTAACATTCCGGCTGTCCCCCGATCAGATCAACGCCATCAAGAAGGAATGCGAAGAcgagaaaattaaatactccaccTTCCAGGTGTTGTTGATACTACATGCTTCATTctcccatttttttcattttgatctgtcccataaaaacaATCCACCTGTTTAG
- the LOC125190269 gene encoding rosmarinate synthase-like: MKITVKESAMVKPMKETPTKTLWLSNLDLIYPFDYHSRLVNFYSSNGAADFFDAAMMKAALSKALVEFYPIAGRLERGEDGEIVINCNGEGVQFVEAECDGAMDELCSFSPSPDISLVPTVDYSKDISTIPLFLLQLTRFKCGGVSFSFSNDHHLSDGIACHYFVNMWSEIIRGLITGHTVRPLLDRRVLSARNPPQPTFPHIEHQPPPSLKTPLNVSGDTTFSTFRLSPHQINALKQQCVDKKVKYSTFQVLTGHVWRCASIARGLAEDQETRLRFSVDGRQKLRPPLPKSYLGNGIFYTAASALCGQLESNPLKFAVGRVREAIDRIDNDYMRSALDYMELHQRIGKGVLLNKGNLSCPNLGITNWTALPINKTDFGWGKPVYTGPGAAVIEGRSYLFADLRNEGCVMLAISLYSEHMERFEKLFYDVVIEKKIRHRL, translated from the exons ATGAAGATCACAGTGAAGGAATCTGCAATGGTTAAGCCAATGAAAGAAACGCCGACTAAAACTCTGTGGCTATCCAACTTAGACTTGATTTATCCTTTCGATTACCACAGCCGTTTGGTGAACTTCTACAGCAGCAACGGCGCCGCCGACTTCTTTGATGCGGCGATGATGAAGGCGGCCCTGAGCAAGGCCCTGGTTGAGTTCTACCCGATTGCGGGGAGGCTGGAAAGGGGCGAAGACGGCGAAATTGTGATCAACTGCAACGGGGAAGGAGTGCAGTTCGTGGAAGCGGAGTGCGATGGCGCCATGGATGAGCTTTGTAGTTTCAGCCCGAGCCCCGACATCAGCCTCGTCCCCACTGTCGATTACTCGAAAGATATCTCAACTATCCCACTTTTTCTGTTGCAG TTAACTCGGTTTAAATGTGGTGGAGTGAGCTTTAGTTTTTCAAACGACCATCATCTATCCGACGGCATTGCCTGTCACTATTTCGTCAACATGTGGTCGGAAATCATTCGTGGCCTAATCACCGGCCATACCGTCCGTCCTTTGTTGGACCGCCGTGTCCTGTCCGCCCGCAACCCTCCACAGCCGACATTCCCCCATATTGAGCACCAACCCCCTCCATCGCTCAAAACCCCTCTCAATGTCTCAGGCGACACCACATTCTCAACATTTCGTCTATCTCCCCATCAGATCAACGCCCTCAAGCAACAATGTGTAGACAAGAAAGTTAAATACTCCACCTTCCAG GTGCTCACAGGCCATGTCTGGCGCTGCGCCAGCATAGCACGTGGGCTGGCCGAAGACCAGGAAACGAGGCTGCGGTTCTCTGTGGACGGGCGGCAGAAGCTACGGCCGCCCCTCCCAAAGAGCTATCTTGGCAACGGAATCTTCTACACCGCAGCCTCAGCTCTGTGCGGCCAACTGGAATCGAATCCACTGAAGTTCGCAGTGGGAAGAGTGAGGGAGGCGATCGACCGGATAGACAACGACTACATGAGGTCAGCTCTCGATTACATGGAGTTGCATCAACGCATTGGCAAGGGCGTTTTGCTTAACAAGGGGAATCTGAGTTGCCCTAATTTGGGCATAACCAACTGGACTGCACTGCCGATTAATAAAACGGATTTCGGGTGGGGGAAGCCGGTTTATACCGGCCCGGGCGCCGCGGTGATTGAAGGGAGGAGTTATCTGTTTGCGGATCTCAGAAACGAAGGCTGCGTTATGCTTGCAATCTCGCTCTACAGCGAGCATATGGAGCGGTTTGAGAAGCTGTTTTATGATGttgttattgaaaaaaaaatacgcCATCGactttga